From the genome of Terriglobia bacterium, one region includes:
- a CDS encoding prepilin-type N-terminal cleavage/methylation domain-containing protein, with amino-acid sequence MRKQKGFSLIELLIVVAIILIIAAIAIPNLLRSRIAANEASAVGSI; translated from the coding sequence ATGCGTAAACAGAAAGGCTTCTCATTGATCGAGCTGCTGATTGTGGTGGCAATCATCCTGATTATCGCCGCGATCGCCATTCCCAACCTGCTGCGCTCGCGCATTGCCGCGAACGAAGCTTCGGCGGTGGGTTCGATC